One Nostoc sp. UHCC 0302 DNA window includes the following coding sequences:
- a CDS encoding MFS transporter, with the protein MNDSAANSDAQRDPANTKLDLKTKLAYGAGDLGPAITANISIFYLLLFFTNVAGIPAGLAGSILMIGKIWDGINDPIIGLLTDKTKSRRWGRRLPWLFYGAVPFGIFFFLQWIVPPFSTQQSNNIWPLFWYYVAIGIISQAFYTVVNLPYTAMTPELTQDYDERTSLNSIRFTFSISGSILSLILSKIIFSQIADRQQRYLVLAAVCTVISVLTLYWCVFGVRDRVMAFEAKRIQAEEAPSIPFGEQLKIVFSNRPFLFVIGIYLFSWLGVQVTASIIPYFVVNYMGLEESDIPSVLIAVQVTALIMLSVWSALSKKIGKKLVYCLGMSLWIIAAAGMFFLQPGQIGLMYVMAVMAGVGISTAYLIPWSMIPDVIELDELQTGQRREGIFYGFMVLLQKFGLAFGLFVVGNALQASGFKESVAGQATLPIQPEQALLAIRIAVGPVPTVFLICGLVLTYFYPITREMHAEILLKLKERKER; encoded by the coding sequence ATGAATGATTCTGCTGCTAATAGCGATGCTCAACGAGATCCTGCAAATACAAAACTGGATTTAAAAACAAAGCTGGCTTACGGTGCAGGAGATTTGGGCCCAGCGATTACTGCAAATATCTCCATTTTTTACCTGCTACTTTTTTTTACCAATGTCGCTGGTATTCCGGCGGGTTTAGCTGGCAGCATTTTGATGATTGGTAAAATCTGGGATGGAATAAATGATCCGATTATTGGATTACTGACTGATAAAACAAAATCTCGTCGTTGGGGGCGTCGTCTTCCTTGGTTGTTTTATGGGGCAGTTCCCTTTGGAATTTTCTTTTTCTTGCAGTGGATTGTACCGCCATTTAGTACACAGCAGAGCAATAATATTTGGCCGTTATTCTGGTACTACGTTGCGATTGGGATAATATCTCAAGCGTTTTACACCGTTGTGAATTTGCCTTATACGGCGATGACTCCAGAACTAACTCAGGATTACGACGAACGCACTAGTCTTAACAGCATTCGCTTTACATTTTCTATTTCTGGTAGCATTCTGTCGTTGATTTTATCAAAAATTATTTTTTCTCAAATCGCCGATCGCCAACAACGATATTTAGTTTTAGCAGCAGTCTGTACAGTAATTTCGGTCTTAACATTATATTGGTGTGTTTTTGGAGTGCGCGATCGCGTTATGGCTTTTGAAGCAAAACGCATCCAAGCTGAGGAAGCCCCATCTATACCTTTTGGTGAACAGTTAAAGATTGTTTTTAGTAATCGACCTTTTCTATTTGTAATCGGTATATATCTGTTTTCCTGGTTAGGCGTGCAAGTCACAGCGAGTATTATTCCCTACTTTGTGGTCAACTACATGGGTCTCGAAGAGTCAGATATACCCTCAGTCCTAATTGCAGTGCAAGTAACTGCTCTGATTATGCTGTCTGTCTGGAGTGCTTTGAGTAAAAAAATTGGCAAAAAACTTGTTTATTGCCTGGGAATGAGTTTATGGATAATAGCAGCAGCGGGAATGTTTTTCTTGCAGCCTGGTCAAATAGGTTTAATGTATGTAATGGCTGTGATGGCAGGTGTTGGTATTTCTACAGCTTATCTAATTCCCTGGTCAATGATCCCAGATGTAATTGAATTAGATGAACTCCAAACCGGCCAACGTCGGGAAGGGATTTTTTATGGCTTCATGGTTTTGCTGCAAAAATTTGGTTTAGCTTTTGGGTTATTTGTGGTAGGAAATGCTTTGCAAGCATCAGGCTTTAAAGAGTCTGTAGCAGGACAAGCTACACTACCCATACAACCTGAGCAGGCACTACTAGCTATCCGCATTGCTGTAGGCCCTGTACCTACAGTCTTTTTAATTTGTGGCTTAGTTTTAACGTATTTTTACCCTATTACCCGCGAGATGCACGCAGAAATACTTCTGAAACTCAAAGAACGGAAAGAGAGATAA
- a CDS encoding dienelactone hydrolase family protein produces the protein MQPIYDESFEMMVQDVEVKPQQEEYYPVKLITSRGLIYCRYYPVKDAEKAVIWVGGVGGDWDTPARKLYPLLCEDLRKEAIASLRVRYRYPTELEESVLDVLAGLLYLRDEGIKYFALVGHSFGGAVAIQAAVQDPDVSTVVTLATQAYGTDPVHELATQCSLLLIHGMADEVLPPLCSQHVYQQALEPKQIILYPDATHGLDEVADEVYQLVRNWIVQQLNPSTDVAMLN, from the coding sequence GTGCAGCCTATCTATGATGAATCATTTGAAATGATGGTTCAGGACGTTGAAGTTAAACCCCAGCAGGAAGAATATTATCCAGTCAAACTGATAACGAGCCGAGGTTTAATTTATTGTCGCTACTATCCGGTAAAGGATGCTGAAAAAGCAGTAATTTGGGTGGGAGGTGTTGGTGGTGACTGGGATACACCTGCTCGTAAGCTTTATCCTTTGCTGTGCGAGGATCTCAGAAAAGAGGCGATCGCTTCTTTAAGAGTACGTTACCGTTACCCAACAGAGTTGGAGGAATCTGTCCTAGATGTTCTCGCTGGCCTTCTTTATTTGCGAGATGAAGGTATCAAATATTTTGCTCTGGTTGGTCACTCTTTTGGAGGTGCAGTAGCAATTCAAGCTGCTGTCCAAGATCCAGATGTCAGCACTGTTGTTACTCTTGCTACTCAAGCTTACGGTACAGATCCGGTTCACGAACTTGCAACACAATGCTCACTGCTGCTAATACATGGTATGGCTGACGAAGTATTGCCACCTTTGTGTTCGCAACACGTTTATCAGCAGGCCTTGGAACCTAAGCAGATAATTCTGTATCCAGATGCTACTCATGGATTAGATGAGGTGGCTGACGAAGTTTACCAATTAGTTCGGAATTGGATTGTTCAACAGCTAAATCCTTCTACTGATGTGGCAATGCTAAATTAG
- a CDS encoding thioredoxin domain-containing protein yields the protein MIVKHQFQNFKELLSSSELPLLVVFYSHVCGPSHLINSVLPEVTKQMKQELRVVKVDSEAYPDLANQYQVHPLPTLLLFKNRQLVERIEEERAENLIPVERLIQRLQSLI from the coding sequence ATGATAGTTAAACATCAATTTCAAAACTTTAAAGAGCTACTATCAAGCTCAGAGTTACCGCTGTTGGTAGTTTTTTACTCTCATGTATGCGGGCCTTCTCATTTGATCAACTCAGTTCTTCCAGAAGTAACTAAACAGATGAAACAAGAGCTAAGGGTTGTGAAAGTTGATAGTGAAGCCTATCCTGATTTAGCTAATCAATATCAAGTTCATCCCTTACCAACATTGTTATTATTCAAAAATAGACAACTTGTAGAGCGAATTGAAGAAGAACGAGCCGAGAATTTAATTCCAGTAGAACGCCTCATCCAACGCTTGCAATCCTTAATTTAG